In Vibrio lentus, a single genomic region encodes these proteins:
- a CDS encoding MSHA biogenesis protein MshI, translating to MNFKAILDKVRPTSNKGSAQVVMLANDAIYISPTEQSPQITRISLVNGDWESALKQSLNSEAFTSGSLQLIVCANYYQTYQIDKPDIPENEWSVALPFLLKDLVSERVTDITASAVALPTSNKLQVYVLPKKLLDKLLNVTNSVQVELKGVVPEDEIWGYSAGELSNFILLQRSQNAHFKLGAFVEHTVCFQRTIRSVVPPLTGVASSALQLDGLALELQRSIDYLSSQIKGTQLHQLKICCDEEDEAELQSVLNDTLSSSVSLLVDKDRENSESLLVQFAAEKDDFNVNLYPEHLKPQKEYFTLANVVASWAIISALLLGSYFVMQYQVSNLDAELTTLQHDSKQLNKQVNQLNSQLTRHKPSSEKVAAVARLKRETQAKKEALKAVGQYDESQQVGYSGVMNALAKLGRNDISLSNIYMTHDTLDLSGFARNANVVPNWIGQFQSELNLVGRTFEKLKIGRNDQDVVTFELSTRRESK from the coding sequence ATGAATTTCAAAGCGATTTTAGACAAGGTAAGGCCAACGAGTAATAAAGGCAGCGCTCAAGTTGTTATGTTGGCCAATGATGCCATTTACATTTCACCGACAGAGCAATCCCCTCAAATTACTCGTATCTCATTGGTTAATGGGGATTGGGAAAGTGCGCTGAAACAGTCTCTCAATAGTGAGGCGTTTACTAGTGGCAGCCTTCAGCTGATCGTATGTGCCAATTATTACCAAACCTACCAAATAGATAAGCCGGATATTCCAGAGAACGAATGGTCGGTTGCGCTGCCATTCTTATTGAAAGATCTTGTTTCTGAGCGAGTGACGGATATTACCGCGAGCGCTGTGGCATTACCGACCTCGAACAAACTGCAAGTTTATGTTTTACCTAAAAAGCTATTAGATAAGCTCCTTAATGTGACCAATTCGGTGCAGGTTGAGCTTAAAGGTGTTGTCCCTGAAGATGAAATCTGGGGCTACAGTGCGGGTGAACTGTCTAACTTTATTCTTCTTCAACGTAGTCAGAACGCACACTTTAAGTTAGGTGCTTTTGTTGAGCATACGGTTTGTTTCCAAAGAACGATTCGAAGTGTGGTTCCACCATTAACTGGAGTGGCTTCAAGTGCCTTACAGCTTGATGGTTTAGCGTTAGAGTTACAGCGTTCGATTGATTACCTTTCCTCTCAAATTAAAGGCACTCAACTTCACCAGCTCAAAATTTGCTGTGATGAAGAGGATGAAGCTGAACTGCAAAGCGTCTTAAACGACACGTTAAGCTCGAGTGTTTCTTTGTTAGTAGACAAGGATCGTGAAAATTCAGAAAGCTTGCTGGTTCAATTTGCGGCAGAGAAAGATGATTTTAACGTTAACCTTTACCCTGAACATCTAAAGCCCCAAAAAGAGTATTTTACTCTCGCGAATGTTGTCGCGAGTTGGGCGATCATCAGTGCGCTGCTTCTCGGCAGTTATTTTGTGATGCAATATCAAGTATCCAACCTGGACGCAGAATTAACCACTTTGCAACATGACTCCAAACAGCTTAACAAGCAAGTTAACCAGTTGAATAGTCAACTAACTCGACATAAACCTTCATCAGAGAAAGTGGCTGCCGTTGCGCGTCTCAAACGTGAGACACAAGCAAAAAAAGAAGCGTTGAAGGCGGTAGGGCAATACGACGAATCACAGCAAGTCGGGTATTCTGGCGTCATGAATGCCTTAGCTAAATTAGGGCGAAATGATATCTCACTTTCGAACATCTATATGACTCACGATACCTTAGATTTGAGTGGCTTTGCACGTAACGCAAATGTCGTTCCAAACTGGATTGGCCAATTTCAAAGCGAACTGAATTTGGTTGGACGAACGTTCGAAAAATTAAAAATCGGTCGCAATGATCAAGACGTGGTGACTTTTGAATTGAGTACTCGTAGGGAGAGCAAATAG